Proteins found in one Thunnus maccoyii chromosome 5, fThuMac1.1, whole genome shotgun sequence genomic segment:
- the LOC121898028 gene encoding golgin subfamily A member 6-like protein 7, with product MTVRRFTTQKLLQQIFSSSPCEEEEGKENEDVTRWSASSRRERGGGRTRGRPRKEEERSREQEESISQRREREDRKMRQLRQQQEKSDREQEERTEEDEEEQEEDTRRFAAKKAQGETRSCEPRSGSDSEEEERTKRKQCEEREEDREQENTRRSAAANNLSVMRCFAAKKTLEESLSGESRSEEEDVSEEEEAEGEGEEYTSSEQENVTSSSGEEGEEGGGEEYNSSEQENVTSSSGEEGEEGGGEEGGDEEENLVVAPETFLSRNRKITWSSAPYQTMPSQQQQQQQPWPSGPTAYAASNARDIVSTFCLFLTPEIDKIILEETNREGLRKYGRDGWKRMDEIDLHAYMGLLILAGVYRS from the coding sequence ATGACAGTGCGACGTTTTACCACTCAAAAGCTCCTACAACAGATTTTTTCCAGCTCGCcatgtgaagaagaagaaggcaaaGAAAATGAAGATGTGACGCGATGGAGCGCCTCGTCACGGCGAGAGCGAGGGGGCGGGAGGACGAGGGGAAGGCcaaggaaggaagaggagaggagtcgAGAACAAGAGGAGAGCATTTCGCAACGGCGAGAGCGAGAGGATAGGAAGATGAGACAGCTGCgacagcagcaggagaagagTGATCGGGAGCaagaggagagaacagaggaggatgaggaggaacaggaggaggatACGAGGCGTTTCGCTGCCAAAAAGGCCCAAGGAGAGACACGGTCCTGCGAACCTCGCTCCGGCTCCGACTccgaggaggaggaaaggacaAAGCGAAAGCAGTGCGAAGAACGAGAGGAGGATAGGGAACAGGAGAACACGAGGCGGTCGGCAGCCGCGAACAACCTCTCTGTAATGAGGTGTTTCGCTGCCAAAAAGACCCTAGAAGAGAGCTTGTCAGGTGAGTCTCGCTCTGAAGAGGAGGATGtatcagaagaagaagaagcagaaggagAAGGGGAAGAATATACCTCATCAGAGCAGGAAAATGTAACATCATCCTcgggagaagaaggagaagaaggaggaggagaagaataTAACTCATCAGAGCAGGAAAATGTAACATCATCCtcaggagaagaaggagaagaaggaggaggagaagaaggaggagatgaagaagaaaaccTTGTTGTTGCACCAGAGACGTTCCTGTcaagaaacaggaaaataacTTGGTCCTCTGCACCGTACCAAACAATGccctcacagcagcagcagcagcagcagccctggCCGTCGGGGCCCACGGCCTATGCGGCTTCCAACGCCCGAGATATTGTCTCGACATTCTGCCTCTTCCTCACACCGGAAATAGACAAAATCATCCTGGAGGAGACTAATCGCGAGGGTCTTAGGAAATACGGAAGAGACGGCTGGAAGCGGATGGATGAGATCGACCTGCATGCCTACATGGGGCTGCTCATCCTAGCCGGCGTGTACAGATCCTGA
- the etfbkmt gene encoding electron transfer flavoprotein beta subunit lysine methyltransferase: MIMLRLLTPQRLTRYVKDCFKSLKQTDKFFSNSCQSDEYIRRFISENTQIVGGQSLTPDINLRLFTSSCRFWFERPELWPFDDPYWAIYWPGGQALSRYLLDNPAVCRGNTVLDLGSGCGASAIAAKLCGAAHVVANDIDTVAAVATRMNFELNGLEPPVCVTDNMIDSEPESFDLILLGDMFYDEALATTLHSWLDHCIKTHGSQVLIGDPGRAQFEEHGIRRLLHQLAQFELPESVREENYGLTCSSVWRYHPEL; encoded by the exons ATGATCATGTTGAGACTTTTAACACCTCAAAGATTAACTCGTTACGTTAAGGATTGTTTTAAATCGctcaaacagacagacaaattcTTCTCAAACAGCTGTCAGTCCGATGAGTACATCAGGAGGTTTATATCAGAGAACACACAGATAGTCGGAGGACAGAGTCTGACTCCAGACATCAATCTGAGACTCTTCACCTCCAGCTGCAGATTCTGGTTTGAGAGACCTGAGCTGTGGCCTTTTGATGACCCATACTGGGCCATATACTGGCCAGGAGGACAGGCGCTCTCAAG GTACCTGCTGGATAACCCTGCAGTGTGTCGGGGGAACACGGTCCTGGATCTGGGGAGCGGATGTGGAGCTTCAGCCATCGCTGCAAAACTGTGTGGTGCTGCTCATGTAGTCGCCAATGACATTGACACTG TTGCAGCTGTTGCTACCCGCATGAACTTTGAGCTGAACGGCCTGGAGCCACCTGTTTGTGTGACTGACAACATGATTGATTCAGAGCCTGAGAGCTTTGACCTGATCCTCCTGGGTGACATGTTCTACGACGAGGCTCTTGCCACCACCCTTCACAGCTGGTTGGACCACTGCATTAAAACCCACGGCAGCCAAGTTCTGATCGGAGATCCTGGGCGAGCCCAGTTTGAGGAGCATGGCATCCGAAGGCTCCTGCATCAGCTGGCCCAGTTTGAGCTGCCCGAGTCTGTTCGAGAGGAGAACTACGGTCTGACCTGCAGCAGTGTTTGGCGCTACCATCCTGAACTGTGA